One Bacteroides sp. genomic window, CAATACTATTATTTACGATGCTGAGCTGCCTGAAATGCGTCATACGGTTGATGTGGCCAAAGAGGCAGGCATCACCGCCATCATTGCTTCCGACCTGAGTGTCATCAATTATGCCCGCAGCCGGGGCGTCGAGGTGCACCTGTCAACCCAAACCAATGTCACCAACCTCGAAGCGGTTCGCTTTTATGCCAATTTTGCCGATGTGGTGGTCACCGCCCGCGAACTGAGTTTGCAGCAGGTTTACGAGATCGTACAGGGAATTGAACGTGAGCAGGTCACCGGCCCTTCAGGAAACCTGGTCCGCATCGAGATCTTTGTGCACGGCGCCTTGTGTATGGCCGTCAGCGGCAAGTGCTACCTCAGCCTCGACACCCTCAACTCCTCTGCCAACCGCGGGGCTTGTCTGCAACCCTGCCGCAGGACTTATCTCGTTACGGATAAGGAAGACGGCTATCAATATGAGGTCGACAACGAATATATCATGTCGCCCAAGGATCTGTGCACCATTGGCTTTCTAGATAAGATCGTGCAGGCAGGGGTGACGGTCTTTAAAATCGAAGGGCGGGGCCGCGGTCCCGAGTATGTGAAAACGGTCACCCAGTGCTATCGCGAAGCCGCCACGGCCGTCCAGGAAGGCATCTTTACCCCGGAGAAAGTCGAACACTGGCTGCAGCGCCTCAAGGGGGTTTACA contains:
- a CDS encoding peptidase U32 family protein, which produces MKPLQKDLEVMSPVGSYDSLTAAIQGGANSVYFGVGKLNMRSRSAQNFSLDDLRQIAAICREHKVKTYLTLNTIIYDAELPEMRHTVDVAKEAGITAIIASDLSVINYARSRGVEVHLSTQTNVTNLEAVRFYANFADVVVTARELSLQQVYEIVQGIEREQVTGPSGNLVRIEIFVHGALCMAVSGKCYLSLDTLNSSANRGACLQPCRRTYLVTDKEDGYQYEVDNEYIMSPKDLCTIGFLDKIVQAGVTVFKIEGRGRGPEYVKTVTQCYREAATAVQEGIFTPEKVEHWLQRLKGVYNRGFWDGYYLGRKMGEWTERYGSQATRRKQYLGLVTNYFAKIGVAEVKMETHQMQLHDPLLITGPTTGALEFEVGEIRVDLQKVKATQKGEVCSILVPELVRRGDKVFKWVDVKEPF